AAGGGCTTGCGGAGATAATGTACATGCCTCCAAGCGAATTCTATCCATATAACTGGGCCGGAGAGAATACTACAAGTTACACACATTCCTCAACAGCTTCAAGTAGCTCATCCGGTGCTGTAGGCGATTCAGGAAGCTATATCGGAAATTCCAACTCACATAAGTTCCATTATCCGACATGCTCATCATGTTCTAAAATAGCTGAAAAAAATAAAGTGGTGTTCAATTCAAGAGATGATGCCATTAATCAGGGCTATGTGCCATGCAAGAGATGCAATCCTTAAAAAAAATAAAAAAAAGGATTTTAATACTCATAAAATCCTTTTCCAGCATTAATACCTGTTTCACCCTTATCTATTTTTTCTTTTAGTTTGGCTGCGATTTTAGCATGTATTGAATCGGGATTATTAACTTCAGGATTCATGATTACAATATTGTATGCAGTTACCAAACCTACAACATCTAATATGCGAAAAGGTCCGTTAGGCGCACCGGTTGCCAGCATCCATGTTTTATCGATTGTCTCCGGATCAGCCACATCCATTGCATACAACGCTTCAGCCGCACTTAAAAACGGAACAAGCATAGAATTCAAAATATAACCTGGCTGTTCTTTTTTAAGCTGCAACGGCACCATATTAATGTCTTCGGCAAATTGGACTATTTCATCATAATACTTTTGATTAGTCCCTGGATGTCCCATTACCTCAGCAGTATTGTTGGCCCAAATGGTATTTGCAAAATGAAGAGCCAGATATTTTTCAGGTCTTCCAGTATATTCAGCAAACATGCTTGGAAGCAGTGTTGATGAATTAGTAACTATAATAGTTTTTTCAGGCAAATATTTTGCAAGTTCCTGATAAAAAGCAATTTTTTGTTCCGGATCTTCAGCAATAGCTTCAATGACCAAGTCTGCATCTTCAGCAGCTTCCTCATAGCTAGTCGTTAAGGTTAAACTTTCATACCCGTTTTTTGCATTTTCAATTAACTCATCGATTTCCTCTTCAGAGATATCTGGAGATTTTGCAAGACCCCTGCAGTATTGGCTCTTATCGGTTTTGAAAGCTTCCAATGTCTGTACATAAATGTTTTTAAATCTTTCAAGTTTCGGCTGTGCTCTTTCGATTGAACCTTCACTTCTAAGCCATATCGTTACATCAAAGCCACAATATGAGGATTGAAGCGCAATTTGACTACCGAGAACACCGCCACCAGCAACAACAACTTTTTTGATATTCATATATTTCACCACATTAGTTTACATGTAAACTAATTTATGTGTGAAAAAATATATAAACCTATTTGTTTAATTGGGCGGATTTAGCTGATAATTTTCTAAAAGTTTCAACAAATTCTTCCGATAACTCATCAAAACCCATTTTACTTTCCCATTCCCGATTAATCGCATCAAGAATAGGAATTAAATCCAAACCTTTGGAAGTAATCTTCAAAATATTATTTCGCCTATCCCAGCAAGACTGTTCACGACAGATATATTCGTTTTCTTCCAATTTCTTAATGGCTTTGGTAATGGCACCTTTAGTTAAATACAAATCATCGGACAATTCCTTTTGATTGATATTATCTCCATTGTAAATCCTAAGCAAACATAAAGCCTGGATTAAATTAAGATTATATTCCATTAGTGCATTATTCAGATAAGTTTTATGGTTTTTATGGAAAATAAATAAATTATCGCCTAAACGATTGCAGTCATAAAAACCTGGATTTCTTGAATACATTAAATAATAATTTATAAAAGAAAATATTTAAATTTAAGTTAAGGGGTTTGTCAATAAATCCTTAATTTGATTATTTTACTTATTTTTTCTATTTGACTATTAAATTGCCTTTTATTTTTGTTTTATTCTTTTAAGAACTCTTATTTTTAATATTTTTGAGAATTTTTATTTTGGCATTTTTTGATTTTTTTTATTCTGGAAAAGATCTTATATAATATTCTTAAATTTGGAGTAATTTTTTTCTAATAAAATCCTTAAAATTTAAAACAACTTATTCATATTATTTTAATTACTTTTATTTAGTTTAATATTACTTAAAATTTAAAATAAATAATTATAAATACTTTAAATTACATATTATTATATAAGAATTATTTATTAAATTTTTTAGATAAAATTTATGTGTTTAATTTAATTTTCACGGAATTTTCATTGATTTTTAGTGAATTTTCATTGAAAATTAAAACCTCTGAATAATTCTTTAAACTGAATAATACTTTGATTTTTCATGCCAGTTATGGAATTGAAAGAGTATAAAGATGGCAGTATTTTAAATAAACTTAAACAGGAGGGGGATTGTCCTAAAATGTTGTTAACAATCACTAATT
This is a stretch of genomic DNA from Methanobrevibacter millerae. It encodes these proteins:
- a CDS encoding 3-hydroxyacyl-CoA dehydrogenase, with product MNIKKVVVAGGGVLGSQIALQSSYCGFDVTIWLRSEGSIERAQPKLERFKNIYVQTLEAFKTDKSQYCRGLAKSPDISEEEIDELIENAKNGYESLTLTTSYEEAAEDADLVIEAIAEDPEQKIAFYQELAKYLPEKTIIVTNSSTLLPSMFAEYTGRPEKYLALHFANTIWANNTAEVMGHPGTNQKYYDEIVQFAEDINMVPLQLKKEQPGYILNSMLVPFLSAAEALYAMDVADPETIDKTWMLATGAPNGPFRILDVVGLVTAYNIVIMNPEVNNPDSIHAKIAAKLKEKIDKGETGINAGKGFYEY
- a CDS encoding MarR family winged helix-turn-helix transcriptional regulator, with protein sequence MYSRNPGFYDCNRLGDNLFIFHKNHKTYLNNALMEYNLNLIQALCLLRIYNGDNINQKELSDDLYLTKGAITKAIKKLEENEYICREQSCWDRRNNILKITSKGLDLIPILDAINREWESKMGFDELSEEFVETFRKLSAKSAQLNK